The proteins below are encoded in one region of Silene latifolia isolate original U9 population chromosome 2, ASM4854445v1, whole genome shotgun sequence:
- the LOC141642671 gene encoding calmodulin-binding protein 60 C-like isoform X1: MQTRYMETSNSMSGREKRPLDSNYTSDNDDVDDDDTQPDRKRPALASVIVEALKVDSLQRLCSSLEPILRRVVSEEVERALAKLGPARLVGRSSPKRIEAPDDGRSLQLQFRTRLSLPLFTGGKVEGEQGAAIHIVLIDANTGKLVTSGPESYAKLDIVVLEGDFNDEDDTNWTEEDFESHLVKEREGKRPLLTGEVQVTLKDGVGTLGELTFTDNSSWIRSRQFRLGLKVASGQCEGIRIREAKTEAFTVKDHRGELYKKHYPPALSDEVWRLEKIGKDGAFHKRLTKAGIISVEDFLRFVVKDPQRLRNILGSGMSNKMWDALVEHAKTCVLSGKLYIYYSEGPHGVGVIFNSVYEFSGLIAGGQYYSTDALSDDQKIYADTLIKKAYDNWMHVVEYDSKSLLSLKQNKNEDNAGFEAPITQPNNYYNHQLSFQSVPVPSAQEQPPVHPSLKIGGLSDVVSARYSTQSHTLNANGSMQYNAASYMPPNEYIGAPGVTQPSSNNDTLSSPQQSLPGFHPVGTSNFYRGTDELLSEEEIRMRSNEMLEHGDMQHLLRVFGMGGQCHGQNPVGQTLNPYSYSGPAYAPSPEINFNFDEDRVRSSGKAVVGWLKLKAALRWGIFIRKKAAEKRAQLVDLDETEL; this comes from the exons ATGCAGACAAGATATATGGAAACATCAAATAGTATGAGTGGAAGAGAAAAGAGACCTTTGGATTCAAATTATACTTCTGAtaatgatgatgttgatgatgatgatactcAACCTGATCGAAAACGACCTGCTTTAGCTAG TGTGATTGTTGAAGCGCTTAAGGTCGATAGTCTGCAAAGGCTTTGCTCGTCCTTGGAACCCATTCTTCGAAGAGTT GTAAGTGAGGAAGTGGAACGTGCTTTGGCGAAACTAGGGCCTGCTAGACTTGTTGGAAG GTCCTCTCCCAAGAGGATAGAAGCACCTGATGATGGTAGGAGTTTGCAGCTTCAATTCAGAACAAGGCTTTCTTTACCTCTTTTCACCGGTGGAAAAGTAGAAGGCGAGCAAGGGGCTGCAATCCACATTGTTTTAATAGATGCCAACACTGGGAAACTTGTCACATCGGGCCCAGAATCATATGCAAAACTGGATATCGTGGTGCTTGAAGGTGATTTCAATGATGAAGATGATACAAATTGGACCGAGGAAGACTTTGAGAGTCATCTCGTGAAAGAGCGTGAAGGAAAGAGGCCCCTCTTAACTGGGGAAGTGCAAGTGACACTGAAAGATGGTGTTGGAACTCTTGGGGAACTCACATTTACTGATAACTCAAGCTGGATTCGAAGTAGACAATTCAGATTAGGTCTTAAGGTTGCTTCAGGTCAATGTGAAGGTATCCGAATTCGTGAGGCAAAGACAGAAGCATTTACTGTCAAGGATCATAGAGGAGAAT TGTACAAAAAGCACTACCCTCCAGCTTTGAGTGATGAAGTCTGGAGATTGGAGAAGATTGGAAAAGACGGGGCTTTTCATAAAAGGCTGACTAAAGCTGGAATAATTTCAGTTGAAGATTTCTTGCGGTTTGTTGTCAAAGATCCTCAGAGGTTACGGAAT ATACTTGGAAGTGGAATGTCAAATAAAATGTGGGATGCTCTTGTGGAACATGCAAAGACTTGTGTATTGAGTGGGAAGCTGTATATTTACTATTCTGAAGGTCCTCATGGTGTGGGCGTAATCTTCAATAGTGTCTATGAATTTAGTGGCCTAATTGCTGGTGGACAATACTATTCAACTGATGCCCTCTCTGATGATCAGAAG ATTTATGCAGATACCTTGATAAAGAAAGCATATGACAATTGGATGCATGTTGTTGAATATGATAGCAAGTCTCTTTTGAGCTTAAAACAAAACAAGAATGAAGATAATGCCGGTTTTGAAGCACCAATTACTCAGCCAAACAATTACTACAATCATCAACTGTCTTTCCAAAGTGTGCCAGTTCCTTCTGCACAAGAGCAGCCTCCTGTTCATCCTAGTCTCAAGATTGGAG GTCTAAGTGACGTGGTTAGCGCGAGGTACTCTACGCAATCCCATACACTGAACGCTAATGGGTCCATGCAATACAACGCCGCCTCATATATGCCCCCAAATGAATACATCGGTGCTCCTGGTGTGACCCAGCCCTCAAGCAACAATGACACACTTTCTAGTCCTCAACAATCCTTACCCGGATTCCACCCAGTTGGTACATCAAACTTCTATAGAGGTACTGATGAGTTGCTATCAGAAGAGGAGATACGCATGCGGAGTAATGAGATGCTTGAACATGGCGATATGCAACATTTGCTACGCGTTTTTGGGATGGGGGGTCAATGTCATGGTCAAAATCCTGTTGGCCAGACACTAAATCCTTACTCGTATTCAGGACCTGCTTATGCGCCTTCCCCAGAAATCAACTTTAATTTTGATGAGGATAGAGTCCGTTCTTCAGGTAAAGCTGTTGTGGGATGGCTCAAGCTCAAAGCTGCCCTTAGATGGGGAATTTTTATTAGGAAAAAAGCCGCTGAGAAACGTGCTCAACTTGTCGATCTGGATGAGACAGAGTTATAG
- the LOC141642671 gene encoding calmodulin-binding protein 60 B-like isoform X2, whose translation METSNSMSGREKRPLDSNYTSDNDDVDDDDTQPDRKRPALASVIVEALKVDSLQRLCSSLEPILRRVVSEEVERALAKLGPARLVGRSSPKRIEAPDDGRSLQLQFRTRLSLPLFTGGKVEGEQGAAIHIVLIDANTGKLVTSGPESYAKLDIVVLEGDFNDEDDTNWTEEDFESHLVKEREGKRPLLTGEVQVTLKDGVGTLGELTFTDNSSWIRSRQFRLGLKVASGQCEGIRIREAKTEAFTVKDHRGELYKKHYPPALSDEVWRLEKIGKDGAFHKRLTKAGIISVEDFLRFVVKDPQRLRNILGSGMSNKMWDALVEHAKTCVLSGKLYIYYSEGPHGVGVIFNSVYEFSGLIAGGQYYSTDALSDDQKIYADTLIKKAYDNWMHVVEYDSKSLLSLKQNKNEDNAGFEAPITQPNNYYNHQLSFQSVPVPSAQEQPPVHPSLKIGGLSDVVSARYSTQSHTLNANGSMQYNAASYMPPNEYIGAPGVTQPSSNNDTLSSPQQSLPGFHPVGTSNFYRGTDELLSEEEIRMRSNEMLEHGDMQHLLRVFGMGGQCHGQNPVGQTLNPYSYSGPAYAPSPEINFNFDEDRVRSSGKAVVGWLKLKAALRWGIFIRKKAAEKRAQLVDLDETEL comes from the exons ATGGAAACATCAAATAGTATGAGTGGAAGAGAAAAGAGACCTTTGGATTCAAATTATACTTCTGAtaatgatgatgttgatgatgatgatactcAACCTGATCGAAAACGACCTGCTTTAGCTAG TGTGATTGTTGAAGCGCTTAAGGTCGATAGTCTGCAAAGGCTTTGCTCGTCCTTGGAACCCATTCTTCGAAGAGTT GTAAGTGAGGAAGTGGAACGTGCTTTGGCGAAACTAGGGCCTGCTAGACTTGTTGGAAG GTCCTCTCCCAAGAGGATAGAAGCACCTGATGATGGTAGGAGTTTGCAGCTTCAATTCAGAACAAGGCTTTCTTTACCTCTTTTCACCGGTGGAAAAGTAGAAGGCGAGCAAGGGGCTGCAATCCACATTGTTTTAATAGATGCCAACACTGGGAAACTTGTCACATCGGGCCCAGAATCATATGCAAAACTGGATATCGTGGTGCTTGAAGGTGATTTCAATGATGAAGATGATACAAATTGGACCGAGGAAGACTTTGAGAGTCATCTCGTGAAAGAGCGTGAAGGAAAGAGGCCCCTCTTAACTGGGGAAGTGCAAGTGACACTGAAAGATGGTGTTGGAACTCTTGGGGAACTCACATTTACTGATAACTCAAGCTGGATTCGAAGTAGACAATTCAGATTAGGTCTTAAGGTTGCTTCAGGTCAATGTGAAGGTATCCGAATTCGTGAGGCAAAGACAGAAGCATTTACTGTCAAGGATCATAGAGGAGAAT TGTACAAAAAGCACTACCCTCCAGCTTTGAGTGATGAAGTCTGGAGATTGGAGAAGATTGGAAAAGACGGGGCTTTTCATAAAAGGCTGACTAAAGCTGGAATAATTTCAGTTGAAGATTTCTTGCGGTTTGTTGTCAAAGATCCTCAGAGGTTACGGAAT ATACTTGGAAGTGGAATGTCAAATAAAATGTGGGATGCTCTTGTGGAACATGCAAAGACTTGTGTATTGAGTGGGAAGCTGTATATTTACTATTCTGAAGGTCCTCATGGTGTGGGCGTAATCTTCAATAGTGTCTATGAATTTAGTGGCCTAATTGCTGGTGGACAATACTATTCAACTGATGCCCTCTCTGATGATCAGAAG ATTTATGCAGATACCTTGATAAAGAAAGCATATGACAATTGGATGCATGTTGTTGAATATGATAGCAAGTCTCTTTTGAGCTTAAAACAAAACAAGAATGAAGATAATGCCGGTTTTGAAGCACCAATTACTCAGCCAAACAATTACTACAATCATCAACTGTCTTTCCAAAGTGTGCCAGTTCCTTCTGCACAAGAGCAGCCTCCTGTTCATCCTAGTCTCAAGATTGGAG GTCTAAGTGACGTGGTTAGCGCGAGGTACTCTACGCAATCCCATACACTGAACGCTAATGGGTCCATGCAATACAACGCCGCCTCATATATGCCCCCAAATGAATACATCGGTGCTCCTGGTGTGACCCAGCCCTCAAGCAACAATGACACACTTTCTAGTCCTCAACAATCCTTACCCGGATTCCACCCAGTTGGTACATCAAACTTCTATAGAGGTACTGATGAGTTGCTATCAGAAGAGGAGATACGCATGCGGAGTAATGAGATGCTTGAACATGGCGATATGCAACATTTGCTACGCGTTTTTGGGATGGGGGGTCAATGTCATGGTCAAAATCCTGTTGGCCAGACACTAAATCCTTACTCGTATTCAGGACCTGCTTATGCGCCTTCCCCAGAAATCAACTTTAATTTTGATGAGGATAGAGTCCGTTCTTCAGGTAAAGCTGTTGTGGGATGGCTCAAGCTCAAAGCTGCCCTTAGATGGGGAATTTTTATTAGGAAAAAAGCCGCTGAGAAACGTGCTCAACTTGTCGATCTGGATGAGACAGAGTTATAG